The genomic segment TAAAAGATCTTAAGGAACTTTGTGGGGTTTCTTATCATTTGGAAAACAGAGCCGAACTGGACAGGTACGAAAAATATTTGGCCTGGCGTCATATTATTCCAATAGATACCGGATTAAGGGGCGAAGAGGATTTGTTGACCCGCTGGTCGTTTATGTTCAGAGTCAGTAGGGCGGCGCTCGCCTTTTGCGGGAGTAAATGCAAGAAGTGCGGCACACCACAGTTCCCCCCCCAGAGGGTATGCGTCAATCCTTCATGCGGAGCAATTGATGAGATGGAGGATTATTTTTTTTCAGACAAAACCGCAAGGATTGGGAGCTTTACCGGTGACAACCTGGTGGTATCCATGAACCCCCCCCAGATATACGGCAATATTTTTATTGATGGTGGGGGGAAGGTGATGATGAATTTTACCGACTGTGACCTTGATGCACTCAAGGTGGGCTCACCTCTTTATTTTAGTTTCAGGATTAAATATTTCGATTCCAAAAGAGACTTATACAGATATTTCTGGAAAGCGATACCGATGAAGGAGGTGAAGTAAAATGGCAACAGGGATAAAAAATAAAGTCGTGATTCTGGGTATGGGCTGCAGCAAGTTCGGCGAACGATGGGACAAGGATGTCGATGATTTAATGATAGAATCGTTTCAAGAATGTATAAAGGATGCGGGTATAGAAAAAAAGGATATCGATGCCTGCTGGTATGGATTATACTTTGACGAGATAAGCGCAGGTAAATCAGGCATCCCCCTTTCCCAGGCATTGAAACTTCCCTTTATTCCGGTTACACGTGTTGAAAATAAATGCGCAACAGGAAGCGAGGCATTCAGGGGCGCATGTTACGGAGTTGCATCCGGAGCCTATGATATCTGTTTAGCCATGGGTGTCGAAAAGTTGAAGGATACCGGATTCGGGGGTCTGCCGGGGGGCTCCGTAGACGGGCAGATGGAGGTGCTTCTTGGAGCAGACAGGACCGCACCCGGCGCCTTTGCCCAGCTTGCTTCCGCATATGAAGCCGCCTTCGGTATTCCGATGAAAAAGATAAAAGAGGCCATGGCACATATATCCTGGAAGAGTCATCAGAACGGTTTTAAAAACCCCAGAGCGCATTTGAAAAATACACCTTCCATAGAGAAAATACTCAATGCGCCGATGATAGCTTATCCTTCGGGGCTTTTCGACTGTTGCGGAGTGAGTGACGGTTCTGCCGCGGCTATTGTAACTATTCCTGAAATTGCAGAAAGCATAAAGAAGAACCAGGAACTGGTTTACGTTAAATCGGTCCAGATTGCATGCAGTTCAGGTGAAGAGGGGATGTATACGGACTGGGACGGGTCAAATATAATATCTACGACCAGGGCTGTGACAAAGGCTTATGAGGAAGCAGGAATCAAGAATCCCAGGGAAGAGATAAGTATGATGGAAGTTCATGACTGTTTTTCCATAACCGAGCTTGTCACTATGGAAGATCTGCAAATATCTTCCAGGGGCAAGGCTGTAGATGATGTGTTAAACGGCTTTTATGATCTGGACGGTACCATACCCTGCCAACCGGACGGAGGGCTGAAATGTTTCGGCCATCCCATAGGGGCATCAGGAATAAGGATGCTTTATGAGATGTACAGCCAGCTTTTGGGAAGATGGCCTGAAGATCGTAGAGTCAAAGATCCTAAGTTTGGTCTTACCCATAATCTGGGAGGATTTCCAAACAGAAATGTCGTTAGTGTCTCTATAATCGGAAAAAAATAAACGGGGCGTATAATGTGAGCGCGTATCTTCAGGTAGCGAGAAAGGGCGAAAAATATTTTGACCTGTGCGGACATGATTGGACACAACCTGAGGAACTAACGGCTAAAATCTCAAAGCAGCATTGGTTGTTGGGGAAGTCGTGAATAAGGAGAACAAAATGAAATTTGAAACAATCATATATGAAATAAAAGATAATATCGGGTGGATTGCTTTAAACAGGCCTGAAGTACTTAATGCTAAAAATGAAATTTTAAGGAGAGAACTGAGCACTGCGGCTGACATGGCCGGGAGAGATGATGAAGTTCATGTTATTGTTATTACAGGCACAGGGGAAAAAGCCTTTTGCGCAGGCGCAGATATTAATATGTTTACAGAGTGGAACACGGCTGATGCTATTGCGAGTATAAAAAGTGAAAAACGGGAAGTCCAAAATGTAAGGGAATTGATCAAACCTGTAATAGCCATGGTAAACGGACTTGCCCTTGGGGGAGGGTGTGAACTGGCCTTGGCCTGCGATATTATAGTCGCTTCGGAAAAGGCGCGTTTCGGGCTGCCTGAAGTAAGTGTCGGGGTGATACCGGGTGGGGGAGGAACCCAGGTTCTGCCCAGACTGGTGGGAGAGAAAAAAGCAAAAGAGCTTATCCTGACGGGAGATTTAATTTCTGCCGAGGAAGCGCTGAGTTTAGGTATGATTAACAAGGTAGTTTCCCATGACCAGTTGAGGGATGCGGTTGAGAAGATAGCCAGGAAAATAAGGGCCAAATCTCCGGTAATATTAGAGCTGGCAAAGATTGCGGTGAATAAATCTCTGGATACCCCCTTGTCGGCAGGTGTTGAGAGTGAAAAAGAACTTTTTGCCATGTGCTTCGGCACAGATGACCAGAAAGAAGGCGCAAGGGCTTTTCTGGAAAAAAGGAAACCGGATTATAAAGGAAAATAGAAAATATATATAATCAGAAATTTACAAACTCATTATGAGGTTAACTTAAGGCATAGGGCAATTATATTTAAAAGTGTCTGAAACTCGCGTATTAGTAAGCGTAAAGAAAGAACTTGGATCAATCCTTTCATATAAAACAAGCTTACGACGGCATTTTCCGACTCATAGAAAACATTATTTAAATTGTCGTTCTTTCTTAACGCTTACTAATACGCTCAAACAGTCAGCCATTTTAAATCTAATCACCCTATACCTCAAGTTGCTTTTTGCAGTTTGTAAATTTCTGATAATTCAGAGTGCATTATTCCCGACAAGACTATGAATATTGGTGATCTAAAGACAGTTTCAGTTATTGGTGCAGGCGACATGGGGCATGGGATCGCAGAGGTAGCTCTTCTTGCTGGCTATAAAGTTTTTTTAAGAGACATTAAACAGGAGTTCGTGGACAAAGGGGCACAACGGATAAAAGACAGTCTCAAGAAGCTCCTTGCAAGGGGAAATCTGGCACAGGAGCTTTATGATACGATAGAGTCCGGTTTGCTTGCCCCTGTAATGGACATGAAAGATGCTGTAAAGGATGCCGACCTTGTAATCGAAGTTGTTCCTGAAGTAGTTGGATTAAAAAAAGATGTTTTTGCAGAGGTCGAATCTTTTGCACCGCATCATGCTATTCTCGCTTCCAATACATCTTCGATATCGATAACTGATATTGCAACAGCTACCACAAGACCTGAAAAAGTTGTTGGACTCCACTTTTTTAATCCTGTTGTGATTATGAAGCTGGTAGAGGTTATCAAGGCGGAAAAAACCTCCGAAGAAACGATGGATGTGGCATATGAGTTCTGCCTCAAGATCAACAAGATTCCGGTAAGAGCGGAAAAGGATGTTCCAGGTTTTATAGTAAACCGTATCAATGCTCCGGCCCATATACTCCGAGGCTGTTTTCTGGATGATGGAATCGTCGAGCCGGAAGAACTCGATGCGTTGATGAGAAAAGAGGGTTTTCCCATGGGACCTTGCGAACTACTTGATTTCGTGGGACTGGATGTTCACAGGCATGTATTATTATACTATGCGGAAAATCTACATTCCGATTATAAACCTTACCGTGCTTTGGATGAACTAGTTAATGCCGGAAATTATGGGAAGAAAACCGGAAAAGGATTTTACGACTGGTCAAAAGGGAGACCTGATATTGATCTTTCAAAGGCAACGGACAAGATTGATCCCCTGGATATCACTGCTGTTCAGATCAATGAAGCCACCAAGCTCGTGGAAATGGGGGTTTGTTGTCTAGAAGATATCGACGTTGCGATTTTAAATGCCGGCGGGCTCAAAGTCGGTCCTATGGAAATTGCTAAAAAGATTAATCCAGCGGAACTTACCTGTCGTTTGGAAAAACTGGACGAAAAATTCAAGAAAGAGATTTTTCAACCGACCGATACGATCAGGAAAGGTACATACCGGTAGTATAAGGCTTTAACCATCACAAATCTGAACCATGCAGTGTGTTAAGGAAGGATTCGATTTGGAAATGAACCTGTAGGGCAAACACCGGGCATGTGAACTCTTACGCATGAAGACAGGAGAGAGCGAATGAATATTGATAAGGTTTTTATTATCGGCGCGGGTTTGATGGGTAGCGGCATAGCTCAGGCTTGTGCCCAGTCCGGCATTGAGGTGATTCTTAACGACATTAACCGGAAGGCTGTAGATAATGCCCTGAAGAACATTGAGTGGTCTGTCAGCAAGTTTGTAGAGAAAGGGAAGCTTCCTGAAACTAAAAAGACTATTCTGGGCCGCATTAAAACGGCTACCGATATGTCACAGGTTGCTGAGGCCGCTTTGATCATTGAGGCCGCGTTTGAAAACCTTAAGGTTAAGCAGGAGATATTCAGGAAACTAAATGAATGCTGCGATCATGACGTTTTGTTGGCCAGCAATACCTCTACCATACCCATCACAGAACTTGCAGCCGTAACCGAACGTCCTGACAAAGTATTCGGCCTTCATTTCTTTAACCCTGTTCCAATGATGCAGGCGGTGGAGGTTATAAAGAGTGTCAGCACTTCAGAAGAAACTATGCAGGCCGGCATGGATTTAGTCAGGAAAATAGGAAAGGAACCGATACGTGTAGAAAGTGATGTGCCGGGATTTTTACTTAACCGGATTAATCTTATAAGCTATGTTGAGGCGATTCGTCTATTTGAGCAGGGTATTGGGTCTGTTGAAGATATTGACAAAGGTTTCAGGCTTGCTTTCGGAAGAAAAATGGGACCGTTTGAGACCGGCGACATGGTTGGATTAGATGTATCTTATGGTGGTTTAAGTGCGATATATGAAGAAAGCAAGGATATTCGTTATTATCCTCCGCAGTTGTTAAGACGCAAAGTAAAGGCAGGTCAGTTAGGACGTAAGACAGGAAGGGGATGGTATAAATATACTAAAAGTTGAATCCGGCAACGAAGTTGCCTTGGTCCGGTATGAGAAATCTACCCGCTTTAGCAGGTAGTGGTTTAATGCAAGAAAACCGAAGAAAAGACTTTTAACCCGAAATCGATATGACAATAAATTCGGTTAAACCTGGCTAAACCACAGCCTACCCGCAATTGAAGTTGTTCTGATATTCTAAATGATTTTGAAAAGAAATTAGGTGAAATACTCCTGCTGGTGTCGAGAAAAATCGACATGTTTTAGATTAGCAACAGTTCTCATGAAAAATCGATTTAAATAATTATATTGAGCAGTTACGAATCGGAGAAAAAACCTGTGTGGAAATATATCTACATTCCATATTGGTCACTTTGGCATTGGATTTCACCCCTTGCAACTTTCAATCAGTCATATTGTTTGAAATGACAGTGGGTTGAAAGTTAATCCCTTTTTCCCGAGCCGATGGCACTGTTCTTGCTACATATTATAATAATCATCTTGCATTTCGAATTTACAATGGCTCGCGGGTTCTTTTCCGTCAATAATCGGTCCACGGTAGCAAATGATACCGAATAAAACATATCTGTAAAGAATATAATTTCCAGGTAAGAAGATATATAGAAAGGGGGATATTATGCACTCAGAAGCAGCGTTAAAAGACAAACTTCAGGAGCAAATGTTGCGGTTGAAAAAGCTTGAATTCTTTCAAAGCAGGTTTGAACAGTGCGGGGTCGAGCCGGAGGACATAAAGGATTTTAGTGATCTTCAACAGCTGCCCTTTATGACACGGAACGATCTAGAGAAGGATTTTTTCGATCTCAAGCCCCCTTACGGCAGTTTTTTCAATTCTGAGGTCATTCGGTTCAATCTCACTCCAACATCGCGTGGGCTGTATCCTATTTACTATTCGGCAAGAGACTTAGAGACCATTGCCGCAGTTAACGCCAGTCTGATAGAGTCGGCCGGAGTGACGTCAAATGATGTGGTGGCAAATTGTATGGGGCATCATATTTTTGTGGCCGGCTTAATAATCAACGACTGTTTTCAAAAAATAGGCGCAAAGATCATACCGCTTGGTCCCGGCGAATCGGAGCGGGCAATTGGTATTATCAATCAATATCGTGTCAGCGTTCTGATTGCCAACGCTTCTTTTGCAGTTAAACTCGGCGGACTTGGTGCAGATAGTATTCGGATAGTGCTGGCCGGTGGAGAGCCGGTGCCAAAGGATCAGCTAAAAGCAGTTTTTGGAGAAGAACTTATCGTTGCTGAATCATACGGGCTGGCCGAGTGCCTGCCGGTCGCAAGAGAGTGCCGTTTTCAAAACGGATCGCATATTGCCGAGGAGTTTGTTTTTGTCGAGATCATAGATCCCGAAACGGGTAACAATCTACCATGTGGTGAAAAAGGTGAGATTGTTGTAACCCATATTGACAAAGATGCCATGCCGCTTTTGCGATACAGGACTGGCGATCTGGCTGTATTAGAAGACAAGAAATGTCCCTGCGGCAGGCATTTGTCACTGCCAAAAGGTATTTTGGGGCGTATCGATCAGATGTGCAAGGTCAAGGGGGTCAAGCTTTACCCTTCCCAGGTGAGGGTTATTACCAGAATCTTCCCGGAACTTACCGGCAAGTACCGGATAAAGATAACGAAAAAGAATGCCACTGATTACCTGCAGATCACTTTTGAAGGAGATAAAAAAATAGACACGGACGTTGTGCGAGCTGCGTTGAAGCAGGGGTTGATCATCGAACCCAACGAGTTGGAGATCGTCAATGAGCTGGAAGATGGACCGATGGTTACCGATGAGAGGTAAATAGTGATTCATATTAGGTTGAGCTGTACCGCTGATGAAAGTACCAAACATGTATTTTTAAACTTTTTATCTTGACGTCAAATACGGGTTTTGCGGCCTGACGTCATTTATTCTTAAGAGGGATTGAAAAAAGAGTTTTCTGGGTCATCAATTTTGAGCCGCAGTTGTGCATAAAAGAATGAGAGGGAAAAGTGAATTTTAGATTATCGATAGAAGAAGAGAAGTTCAGAGAGGAAGTCCGTGAATATTTTGAGAGTGATCCGGATCTTGCCGCCAAAGCAAAAAAGGAAGTAAAATCAGGACAAGGCTTTGGGCCTTCCAGCTGGGCTATATTGAGAAAAGTCGGGAAAAAAGGCTGGCTTTGCCCTACTTGGCCAAAGAAATACGGGGGGTTGGAGTTGCCATACATATATCGATACATCATCCAGGAGGAGATGCACAGCTATTTTGATATGCAAGGCACCGTAGGGGCCGGAATGGCCGGTCCGGTAATTTTGCGAAATGGATCGGAGGAACAGAAAGATAATTTTCTTATTCGCATCGCCAGAGGAGATATTGAGTTTGTTCTGGGATATACAGAACCGGAAGCAGGATCAGATCTTGCTTCCTTGACCATCACTGCGGAGGATAAAGGTGATCACTTTATTATCAACGGCCAAAAAATGTTCAACACCAGAGCTCACTGGTCCCAGTACCACTGGTTAGGGGCCCGGACCAAAGACATTAAGCCGAATCATAAGGGGATTTCGCTTTTTATTATTGATCTTAAAACGCCGGGAATCACCCTGACACCTTATTATACGGTGGGGGGGACAAGAACGAACGGTGTTTTTTATGACAATGTAAAGGTACCCATGGATGCTCTGGTGGGAGAGAAAAATCGTGGGTTTTACTACATCCTGGAAGCCTTGGCCTATGAACGAATACTGACTGTTTCAGGGCTGAAACGTGATTTCGAGGCCCTGGTCGGTTATATCAACGCCGGGGGGCTTGGAAAGAACCCAATTATAAGGCAGAAAATCGCTGAACTTGCCATAGACATCGAGGCGGCCAGACTTTTTGTTTTGAAGGTCGCATGGATGCTGGATAAAAAGATTGTTCCGAGCCACGAAGCCGCCATGCTGAAAATTCAGGTCTGCGAAACGGAACAAAGGCTTGTAAATACCGCTATGGAGGTAATCGGTCCTTATGGAATGCTGAAGGAGGGATCTATATGGTCCCAAATCAATGGAAAATTCGAGTGGCGTTACAGAGACAGCCTTGAATCATTAATCGTCCGGGGTACTTCGGAAATCATGCGAAATATTATCGCCGACAGAGGATTGGGTTTGCCCAGATCGTAATAGATGTGAAGGAGAAATAAATAGATGGATTTTGAGTTTTCCAAAGAAGAAGTGTTGCTTCAAAAAAGTGCAAGAGATTTTCTGGATAAAGAGTGTAAAGATATAGCAAGAGAGTCGGAAGAAACCAGTGAGGGCCATTCAAAGGAGATATGGGCGCGGATGGCTGAGCTCGGGTGGATGGGAATTGGATTCCCGGATGAATACGGTGGAATGGGTGGTTCTTTTCTTGAGCTTGTCATACTTCTGGAGGAAATGGGAAGGGTTTTGTTGCCTGGGCCTTTTATTCAATGCCCGATTTGCAGTGGTTTAGTGATTCTTGAGTATGGCTCGGAGGCACAGAAGAAAGAATTTCTGCCCGGCCTGATAGATGGAAGGGCTTTGACAGTGCCAGCCTTGGAGACACCTTCTTTTTATGCCGGGGAGCCAGCGATATCAGAAAGTCTGAAAATTAAGGACGGAAATTATATTCTCAGCGGAACAAGGCTCTTTGTCCCCTTTGCCCATATAGCGAACGGGTTTCTTGTAAGAACAGAAGGCAATGATGATCAGGAGATGCTGTTTTTTGTGGAAAGCAAAAGCCCCGGAATAAAGGTCAGGGTACTGGATTCAATAGATTCAGGCAGGTGGTGTGAACTCGTCATGGATAAGGTCAAAGTGCCGGCAGACAATATTATAGGAAAAGATGATGCAGGAGAGAAAGCGGTGAAAAGGATTAAAAACCTTGGTGCCATATCCCACGCCGCATTCGTTCTTGGGATGCTGGAGAAAGTCCTCGATATGACCACGCGATATGCTAAGGAACGTATGCAATTCGAAAGACCCATCGGTAGCTTTCAAACCATTAGCCATCAGATGGCGGAGATGGCCATTGATATCGAGCAGGTTAAATATCTTACTTACCACGCAGCTTGGAAGATCAGCCGGCATATGTCTGCAGACATGGAAATATCCATGGCAAAGGCCAGAGCAAGTGATGCTTCACGCCGCGTGTGCCTGCTGGGGGTCAAGATCCATGGCGGTATCGGGATCATTGACGAGTATGACTTGCAGCTCTATTTTCGAAGGGCCAAAGCCAACGAATTTGCTTTCGGAGACGGGGGTTATCATCGGGAAATGGTGGCCGCAAATTTTCTTCGGCCATAATAGTGGCCTGAAACTTGGATAACGGTCCATCGTAACTGGAAGCAGTGAAGATTCAGAGCAGCAAAGGAGGTGATACCATGGGGTTTGAGGAGATACTGTTTGAAAAGCGGGACGGCGTAGCGACGGTTACTCTGAACCGACCGGATCGATTAAATGCCTTTACAACCGGCATGTATCAGAGACTTGCCGAAATTCTTGATGAAATTAAGAAAGACGATGAACTGGCAGTAATGGTCGTCACCGGTGCAGGAAAGGGATTTTGTGCTGGATCGGATGTTTCCGACCGTCTGGCGCGCCGGATGGAAAAGGGCTCTGAGGAAAGCCGTTTTGAAAGCCTGAAGCAGATTGGTGCCGTTGCTCTTGATCTGGAGGATTTCGACAAGCCGATAATCGCCGCTGTCAATGGCGTTGCCGTTGGAGCCGGGCTTTCAGTCGCCCTTGCCGGTGATATTCGGATCGCCTCGGAAAAAGCGCGATTTGGCGCTGTATGGGTACGCGTCGGTCTCATTCCGGATTTGGGAGCCACCTACTCTTTGCCCCGAGTTGTCGGAATGGATAAGGCAATGGAAATGACTCTAACAGGTGACCTTGTCAATGCAGAGGAGGCTCTGAAGATCGGCCTGGTGAGCCGTGTTTTGAAACATGATGAGCTGATGCCAAGGGCCGGTGAGCTGGCAGCCAGAATTGCAGAGGGCCCGGCCATAGCCATTGAGCTGACCAAACGAGGACTGCGAAGATCCTTGAACAACGACCTGAAGTCTCAGCTCGATTATGAAAGCTATGCTCAGAATATTTGTCGATATTCGACGGATCATAAGGAGGGGGTTCAGGCGTTTATCGAGAAAAGAAAACCTGAATTCAGGGGACGATAGCACTTTTTGTTGTTGAAACAGAAAGATCTGATTGTTCCGAAATTTTCCAAGTTAGGTTTAATATAAACCCTTTTGCAGAGTTAAAAGAAGTAAAGTTATCATATTGGGGTAAAATGCTAACAGTTCTGGAGTTCGGTTATTGCAATTGGTTAAAGGCGATTTTGAAAAGTTGAGCATATTGGGTAAAAAGGCGGGACACATGAAGGGAAACGCATTAGGAGACTGGATAAAATCGAAGAATTGTAAACGCTGGCTGGCATGGATCGTATTGATTGCTGTTTTTTTCTTCATAGACAAACAGAAATATGCTTTTTATACCGTTCCATTATGGGGATTGTTGTTCATCGGTACTTGCTTGGCTTTTATCATTGTCCTGTTTATCTTGAGGGACTGAACCCTATTTCTCATGAAAGATTTAACGTTATTTCCATGATTAAAAAAGGTTCCTCTTTTTATAAATTGACTAACGGAAGGAGGTGATTTGAGCAATTTTTAATAAATTTCCAAAGATGATTTTTTCATTAGAAAGGAGAGAAAAAATGGGTAAAAAAAAGATATTTATCGGAATATACATTCTAATTATAGGGCTGGTTTTTTCTATGGTCTGCTTTGCCGGAGGTCCTAAGCCGCTGTCTGACGTGAAGATGCCCGAAAGTATCGTTTGGAAGGGGATGAGTTCACCTGGATCCGGATACGATATACTTACACGTCCGGCACTGAATAATATTTCCAAGGCTTATCCCAAACTATCCATTCAGCATCTTCCGGGAGGTACCAAAGCCGGCTTTGACCGTGTGGAGAAAGATGAGGCACAGATCGCCACCGTCTACATCGGTGACGGTGCCTTTGCTTGGTATGGTAGGGGTGATTATAAAACACAATACAGGCATCTGCGTACATTTTACCAGTATGCACCAATGAGTACCGCTTTTATGGTAACTCTCAGGGATTCGGATATCAATGGTCTTAAAGATTTGGCCAACAAGCGCGTGCACATGGGGGTCGCAGGTTGGACCACGACAAGGAACTCACTGCCTCCTGCACTTAAACTACACGGAATTACTGTGAAAAGCATCCGGAAAAACGGTGGATTTGTCTATTACGGCGCGATGGGGTCAGCCATGGATATGCTTTCGTCAGGCAAGCTGGATATTGTCACTCTGGCCAGTTTCCAGCCCATGGGGCTTGTAACCCAATTAAACGAGACCCAGGGGATAAAAATCATATCATTTACCCCTGATGAAATCCAGGAATTCTGCATGGGAGCGCCGGGTTACGTTCCTGTCACCTTGCCTTCCGGTTTGTACAAGGGGCAGGAAAGCTGGCCCAATCCCACACCCACCATATGCGCATATACGGGCCTCTACCTTGTCAGAGATACCGTTCCCGAAGATGTTGTTTATAATCTTCTCTGTGCCATATTTGCCGACGACGGCACCGCCTACAATGAAGCCCATCCGGCACTAAAGAATGTTGATTTTATCGCCAACGGATATTTCAAGGATTACAACCCCGTTCCCCTTCATCCAGGTGCGAAAAGATATTGGAAGGAGCGCGGATCTAAAATTGCACCTTCATGGGTAGAAAAATGGAATACATGGCCGGCGTGTGAAAAAGGTATCGAGAACCTGGTTAAAAAGACAATCGACAATGGTTTTCCCATCAAATACTTGAAATAACCATAACTGCTTGTGACACACAACTTGGTCCAACAGAGATACATTTTACTGCCTTTGTACTCTGGAAAGCAGGGAATCAGATCAGTGTATGGAAAAGGTATTTTCATCTTAAGCTTATAGAGTCAACGCGGCTGTGTGGGGGATTTCTGGGGCATTACCCGGAGTCCCCTCTACCCTGTCGAAAAAAAAGAAGTTCGACCTAATATATGCTGAATTGGGTGGGGAGTGGTAAATGAGACCGAAGGAAGCACAACATGGGAGAAAACAAACAATGACGGAAAAGCGTAAAGAAGTGGTCAAGACAAATCAGAAGAATCAAGATATTCCCGGTAGTGCTACGGAACATCTCTTGTCCAGGGGGCCTGGCCCTTCAAGAGTCTTTGCATTTGTTATTGTCGGGTTTGTCAGCATTTTTAGTTTTTTTCACCTTTACACCGGTTTTTTCGGCCAACTGGAAATTTACATCAATCTTACATTAACCGTTTCCCTGATGTTGATACTTGCGTTTTTGTATTATCCGCTTGGCCGTAAATCGTGGAGTGATCCGTTAAACAAGTGGTTCCTGGTTGACGTCCTCTTTATTTTAATCATAATCGCTGCACAGATCTATGTTATTGTAGAGTATGAAGATCTGATCATCTACCGTACCAGCATGGCGAATAAAGCGGATGTCCTTGTGGGCGGTATCTATATGCTCTTGATACTCGAAGCCACCAGACGGGTTTTAGGCTATCCCATTCTTGCCCTATGTATCTTTTTTCTGATTCAGAATCTCACTGCGCACTGGTGGCCGGGTTGGCTTAACGGTACCAATGTCCCTTTGAAGGTCAGTGTCGAGGTGAATTTTCTCCAGGATAACGGTGTTTTCGGAGTACCGGTAAAGGTATGTAGCCAGTATCTGGTGTTATTTCTTATTTTTGTTTCTATGCTTCTCGAGAGCGGTGCAGGGCAGAAACTGTTGAACCTTTCCCTTGCTCTGGCCGGTCGGTTGAGCGGGGGCCCCGCTAAAGTGGCGGTAATAGGTTCTTCCCTTCTCGGTTCGGTGCAGGGAGCGGCCACTGCCAATGTTGCCGGAACAGGAAGCTTCACCATCCCCCTGATGAAGAAGTCGGGTTTTTCCGCCAACATGGCGGGTGCTGTGGAGTCGGTGGCATCTTCCGGTGCCCAGTTGATGCCACCGATAATGGGTGCCTCTGCATTTGTTATGGCCGGTTTTCTGGGAGTGTCCTATACACGAATATGTTTGGCAGCAATCATCCCCGCATT from the Thermodesulfobacteriota bacterium genome contains:
- a CDS encoding acyl-CoA dehydrogenase family protein produces the protein MDFEFSKEEVLLQKSARDFLDKECKDIARESEETSEGHSKEIWARMAELGWMGIGFPDEYGGMGGSFLELVILLEEMGRVLLPGPFIQCPICSGLVILEYGSEAQKKEFLPGLIDGRALTVPALETPSFYAGEPAISESLKIKDGNYILSGTRLFVPFAHIANGFLVRTEGNDDQEMLFFVESKSPGIKVRVLDSIDSGRWCELVMDKVKVPADNIIGKDDAGEKAVKRIKNLGAISHAAFVLGMLEKVLDMTTRYAKERMQFERPIGSFQTISHQMAEMAIDIEQVKYLTYHAAWKISRHMSADMEISMAKARASDASRRVCLLGVKIHGGIGIIDEYDLQLYFRRAKANEFAFGDGGYHREMVAANFLRP
- a CDS encoding enoyl-CoA hydratase-related protein, coding for MGFEEILFEKRDGVATVTLNRPDRLNAFTTGMYQRLAEILDEIKKDDELAVMVVTGAGKGFCAGSDVSDRLARRMEKGSEESRFESLKQIGAVALDLEDFDKPIIAAVNGVAVGAGLSVALAGDIRIASEKARFGAVWVRVGLIPDLGATYSLPRVVGMDKAMEMTLTGDLVNAEEALKIGLVSRVLKHDELMPRAGELAARIAEGPAIAIELTKRGLRRSLNNDLKSQLDYESYAQNICRYSTDHKEGVQAFIEKRKPEFRGR
- a CDS encoding TAXI family TRAP transporter solute-binding subunit, which encodes MGKKKIFIGIYILIIGLVFSMVCFAGGPKPLSDVKMPESIVWKGMSSPGSGYDILTRPALNNISKAYPKLSIQHLPGGTKAGFDRVEKDEAQIATVYIGDGAFAWYGRGDYKTQYRHLRTFYQYAPMSTAFMVTLRDSDINGLKDLANKRVHMGVAGWTTTRNSLPPALKLHGITVKSIRKNGGFVYYGAMGSAMDMLSSGKLDIVTLASFQPMGLVTQLNETQGIKIISFTPDEIQEFCMGAPGYVPVTLPSGLYKGQESWPNPTPTICAYTGLYLVRDTVPEDVVYNLLCAIFADDGTAYNEAHPALKNVDFIANGYFKDYNPVPLHPGAKRYWKERGSKIAPSWVEKWNTWPACEKGIENLVKKTIDNGFPIKYLK
- a CDS encoding TRAP transporter fused permease subunit, with the translated sequence MRPKEAQHGRKQTMTEKRKEVVKTNQKNQDIPGSATEHLLSRGPGPSRVFAFVIVGFVSIFSFFHLYTGFFGQLEIYINLTLTVSLMLILAFLYYPLGRKSWSDPLNKWFLVDVLFILIIIAAQIYVIVEYEDLIIYRTSMANKADVLVGGIYMLLILEATRRVLGYPILALCIFFLIQNLTAHWWPGWLNGTNVPLKVSVEVNFLQDNGVFGVPVKVCSQYLVLFLIFVSMLLESGAGQKLLNLSLALAGRLSGGPAKVAVIGSSLLGSVQGAATANVAGTGSFTIPLMKKSGFSANMAGAVESVASSGAQLMPPIMGASAFVMAGFLGVSYTRICLAAIIPALIFYVCTFATIHFYSVRNGFMGMPREQLPSLWKSLKEGWSVVIPFVVLIFYIIKGVSLSVCASKGIIAVIICTMIDPSTRWTPVKLLKTLESGARQCIVVVIACTVAGVIIGTFFVSGLGDTLARQIVMSSYGILPVALIICAVVSLILGMAMPTVAVYITLLLVAVPAMIKMGVPEFSAHFFCFYFGLLSAITPPVALAAFVAAGISGDSPMKTAFTASRIAMPLYIVAFFLPYNAAMTWGGSAFEILATVVLGIVGAIAVAASTAGFLIVKVRYWERILFLIGGLALLSPFTITRLAGAGLIIICVFTQKIQRRKSVSVDDQT